From a single Chloroflexota bacterium genomic region:
- a CDS encoding isoprenylcysteine carboxylmethyltransferase family protein, which translates to MSERSQRNGKFWASLAKAFVAVALFAVVLFLSAGTLRWPMGWAYIGTAAANTLIVVPRMDPALLRQRTTVEQAGAKRWDIPLALIVGRLGPMAMFLVAGLDRRFGWSAPMSPALIVAGFVLLGIGYALSDWAVIANRFFAPVVRVNAANGHTVVTGGPYRLVRHPGYMGAALTYWGTPLVLGSWWAFIPAALTNLIVVIRTALEDRTLQEELPGYAEYAARVRWRLVPGVW; encoded by the coding sequence ATGAGCGAGAGGTCACAGCGAAACGGCAAGTTCTGGGCTTCGCTGGCGAAGGCGTTCGTCGCCGTCGCCCTGTTCGCGGTCGTCCTGTTTCTGTCCGCGGGAACGCTCCGCTGGCCGATGGGCTGGGCCTACATCGGCACCGCGGCGGCCAACACGCTCATCGTCGTCCCGCGCATGGACCCCGCGCTGCTCCGCCAGCGCACGACGGTGGAGCAGGCCGGAGCCAAACGGTGGGACATCCCACTGGCGTTGATTGTGGGGCGACTCGGCCCGATGGCCATGTTCCTCGTAGCGGGGCTGGACAGGCGCTTCGGTTGGTCGGCTCCGATGTCGCCGGCACTCATCGTCGCGGGCTTCGTTCTCCTGGGGATCGGCTACGCCCTGTCCGACTGGGCGGTCATCGCCAACCGCTTTTTCGCGCCGGTTGTGCGTGTGAACGCGGCGAACGGCCACACGGTGGTTACCGGCGGACCGTACCGCCTCGTGCGGCATCCGGGCTACATGGGCGCGGCGCTGACGTATTGGGGCACGCCGCTGGTGCTGGGCTCATGGTGGGCGTTCATCCCCGCCGCGCTCACGAATTTGATCGTCGTGATTCGCACGGCGCTGGAGGACCGAACGCTCCAAGAGGAACTCCCCGGCTACGCCGAATATGCCGCCCGAGTCCGCTGGCGGCTCGTACCGGGGGTGTGGTAG
- a CDS encoding ABC transporter permease subunit — protein MLTLFKHTVARSKGAILGWGLSLGLLSMWLTSFYDTLAEQKEMLEKLFAAYPKEIWAFFGGSSDFFSPEAFINMELYSYMPLVLGIYAVLAGSALLAGDEEKGFLDLLMGHPIGRTGLFFGRVLGFVVVLLGIVTLMWLGTMIGAQWSTYMNIGWGEMWLPNLSLLAMLLLFGGLALFLSMVLPSQRLAASVAGGLLAASFLINGMAELSPDVAKVAKYLPMKYYQGGLAARGMNWEWFAWLMGVGVAFVLLAWWRFLRRDIRVGGEGGWKVQGLRLRRRRVIANVE, from the coding sequence ATGTTGACCCTGTTCAAGCATACGGTGGCGCGGTCCAAGGGGGCCATCCTGGGCTGGGGCCTTTCGCTGGGCCTGCTCAGCATGTGGCTCACGTCGTTCTACGACACGCTGGCCGAGCAGAAAGAAATGCTGGAGAAACTGTTTGCAGCCTATCCGAAGGAGATTTGGGCTTTCTTCGGCGGCTCGTCAGACTTCTTCTCGCCCGAAGCGTTCATCAACATGGAACTCTACTCCTACATGCCGCTGGTGCTGGGCATCTATGCCGTGCTGGCGGGCAGCGCCCTCCTGGCGGGCGACGAGGAGAAGGGATTTCTGGATTTGCTGATGGGGCATCCCATCGGACGGACAGGCCTGTTCTTCGGGCGAGTCCTCGGGTTCGTGGTCGTCCTGCTGGGGATTGTAACGCTCATGTGGCTGGGCACGATGATCGGGGCGCAGTGGTCTACGTACATGAACATCGGCTGGGGCGAGATGTGGCTCCCCAATCTGTCGCTGCTGGCGATGCTGCTCCTGTTCGGCGGCCTGGCGCTGTTCCTCAGCATGGTGCTGCCCTCGCAGCGGCTGGCGGCTTCGGTGGCCGGCGGGCTGTTGGCCGCCAGTTTCCTCATCAACGGCATGGCCGAGTTGAGTCCCGATGTAGCGAAAGTTGCGAAATACCTCCCGATGAAGTACTACCAGGGCGGCCTCGCGGCCAGAGGCATGAACTGGGAGTGGTTCGCCTGGCTGATGGGCGTGGGGGTTGCGTTTGTGCTCCTGGCCTGGTGGCGATTCCTGCGGCGCGACATCCGCGTCGGCGGCGAGGGCGGGTGGAAGGTGCAGGGCCTGCGTCTCCGGCGTCGTCGCGTCATCGCGAACGTGGAGTAG
- a CDS encoding ABC transporter permease subunit: protein MWATFRHELAHMRGRILGWGLGLGLLGAYFSSVFSSFEAQMAQLRQAMEYFPQELFTFFGLDIASLTPYRFLDVKFFSLMPAILGVFAVGAGTAMLARDEEKGLLDLILAHPVSRKALFFGKALAALVAMVLIVALMWAGLVVGMDRTSLQVTPTQMIGPMVSVLAAVVLWWSLGLLLSMLLPSRRMASSAVAFLIVASFFVKGMAELAPDLKGIAKLSPFTYYQGGQAAFSLNVGWIVGLVVPAAAFVLLAWWRFERRDIRVAGEGGWGMALPARMRPARRRPAEARHAV from the coding sequence ATGTGGGCGACCTTCCGGCACGAGTTGGCTCACATGCGGGGGCGAATCCTGGGCTGGGGCCTCGGGCTTGGGCTGCTGGGGGCCTACTTCTCGTCGGTCTTCAGTTCCTTTGAGGCGCAGATGGCGCAGTTGCGGCAGGCCATGGAGTACTTCCCGCAGGAACTGTTCACCTTCTTCGGCCTTGACATCGCCTCGCTGACGCCCTACAGGTTTCTGGACGTCAAATTTTTCTCGCTGATGCCGGCCATCCTGGGTGTCTTCGCCGTGGGCGCGGGCACCGCCATGCTGGCGCGCGACGAGGAGAAGGGGCTGCTGGACCTGATCCTGGCGCACCCCGTGAGCCGCAAGGCCCTGTTCTTCGGAAAGGCACTGGCGGCTCTCGTGGCCATGGTCCTCATCGTCGCCCTCATGTGGGCGGGCCTGGTAGTCGGCATGGACCGCACATCGCTCCAGGTAACGCCGACGCAGATGATCGGCCCTATGGTGTCGGTGCTGGCAGCGGTGGTGCTGTGGTGGTCGCTGGGGCTGCTCCTGAGCATGCTGCTCCCATCGCGGCGCATGGCCTCGTCGGCCGTGGCGTTCCTCATTGTGGCAAGTTTCTTCGTCAAGGGCATGGCCGAGTTGGCCCCAGACCTGAAGGGCATCGCCAAACTGTCGCCGTTCACGTACTATCAGGGCGGCCAGGCGGCCTTCAGCCTGAACGTTGGCTGGATTGTGGGGCTGGTCGTGCCTGCGGCGGCATTCGTATTGCTGGCGTGGTGGCGGTTTGAGCGCCGCGACATCCGCGTGGCCGGCGAGGGTGGCTGGGGTATGGCCCTGCCCGCGCGGATGCGCCCCGCACGCAGGCGGCCCGCCGAAGCGCGGCATGCCGTGTAG